In the genome of Odontesthes bonariensis isolate fOdoBon6 chromosome 20, fOdoBon6.hap1, whole genome shotgun sequence, the window ATGATTTCCCATGATTTCACTTTCCTCAAAGGAATTTGTTcgatttctttctctttatttatttcattaactACAGATTCAGTTTCACAACGTAAAGTATCGTAACGATTATTTTAAAACCTCACAGTGATTCAATTATGGTGATTAAATATACTTCATGGTACTGCGTAAGAGTGGATTTGCTCAGACACAAATATGTTTAAAGTACTGAGGTATTAAACACTGCTTTCAACTGACTCGATCAAAATTTTCCTGATTTAGACAAAACATCAGTTACAACTTTAAATTGGCAAATTGTTTGGAATTATGTTGAACTTTCTGAGAAcgtttgatttattttcccaGGAAAAAGgttatttaattcattttatttccTTTGGTTTGCAATGAAAGGTCCGATGAGATCTTTTTCCAGGAGGTCCTGGCCATTAAGGCAGCATAAAACGTCTTAGAAAAACGAGAGAAGTGCTTGTAAGCTGATGATATTTTCAAACTCAAAGAGCATAGGAGAAGAAAGCCATTTTAGTGCAAGCGAAAGAGGTTTAGTTGCAGATCTCATAACATACTGGCTGGGGTGATATGACAAAAGGCCAGAAATGTAAGCAGATAATTCACCTCACAATGCCTGCAGTAAACGTGCATTTTTCATCCTAAAGACTCACAGAAAGTGCAATTTTGAGTGTTCAAAACAGAAGAATCAGGTGCTTTGAATGAGAACAAGTAAAGGTCACAATTTTTTTAGTTTAGGACCAATTTTAGTTTCAACCACAAGAGCTGAATATATCTTCCTGTAAGAGCTCTATGGCTTGATTCAAAGATGGTGTCATCAGCCTGAAACTGTACTTTGGCTTCATTTAATTCCTGTCCTGACTCaattataaaaacaaacactaaCTTTCTGATTTTCCCTCACATGATAAATCATAACAGATTAAAACCTGGCTCGAGTTTCTCAATATTCTCCAATGAGTTGACCTAAAAGTGGTCAGAGGTAAGCGTAAccagaaataattttttttggtttacaACGGCGGACTGCTTTACAGAGAAAGCACACATTTATCAGTGTGTCATTGTAAACATATAAATCCCTAAAACAACAAAAGCTCCACTGTGCAGCAACTTGTAACACATTAGTATATACAagtaaaaatataaacaaatgctaatgataaaaaaaagtatgGCCTTAAATACATACAAGATGTTAGATtcagtaaaaatgctgcataatAAAAAATCTTCAGCAAGAAGTTGGATTTAAAGTTAGCGTCTGAAGTCACAGACACTTGTTCGTTCGAAGATCTTGGAGCAGAGCTTCCCTCCTGAACTGGGCATGATGAAGGGTCAACACAGAAAAGTGTGCCTCAGTCCCTTTAAAGGTTCAGCTTTAACTGAATGTGTCGAAATAACAGATTTGGTGACAAACATGACTGAGTGTAAAATCTCAGTTTGATCCCAGCTGAGCTGCTGAAAGATTTGTGACAAGCAGTCACTTTGTCTTTGGTGCTAAACGTAACTAACAAAGTTCAGGTTTTTACTTATCAAATAGTTTGCCTCTTCAACTCTGaatttgacaaaaacaaaacaagcagagTCTATATTCTAACAGCCTGATCTGGCAGATTAACGTAACACCTTCAGACTGGAAACTCCTCTGTCCTGCGTTTCACCCCCACCACACAGGAAACTTTATTCCACCCCACTCAAATCATGACATCACAGCTAATACAAATATCAGATTTTTAATTCCCACACATATGAGATGTTTAGAGTTAAAATTAAATGTCAAGATGTGTCAGTCAGAGGAATCAGTGGAAATTAGAACGTTGTGACTGATTATCCTGTCACTGCTGGCTGATCACAATCTTTAAAGCTTTGTGTCTTGGCATCAATGTTAATACTGATACTGCATTTCTTGCCTCTAAACATTTTTCCTGCTCATACACGTATCAACTTTGCATTCCCAATAAATATTGTTTAAGACTCTTTATACATGTTGCTTCTTTTACCATTTCTCCACATTTCTACTTTGTGGGCTGAACTACTTTTATAAGCTTTCTTGTTTGTTCGAATAACGTTTCAAGCATCTCGTTAGCTTATCTTGGGCTCTGAGAAGGGTGAATGTGTGTATATAAAGCAGATAAAACAACATATTTATTCATAGACAAAGTAATCACCTGAAATCGAAACCACAGAATAAGATTGTGAGTGCCAGATTTTTACTGAAAATATGTTTATTTTGCTCCTGCAActcttttgttttcttacttAATGCTGTTATTCCTTCAGACGGCTGGAGGCACAGAGGAGACCTATTTCAAGAATTTGGAGGATTTGATCCGTAACTATAAGAGGAAGAACCAGGGATTGGCTATACACCTGCGCCATGCTGTCAAGAGAAAGACAGGCATGTTGATCCAAGCCCCAATGAGAAGGTCTGAAATATCTCCTCGAAACCAGACTGAAGCTTCAGCTGGAGACTCGATTAGACACAGGTCATTGACGGACTTCAGTCCTTTACCTGAAGAAGACCATGACTATGAGAGTACGTCAAACACTTTCTTGCATCTTGTCCCAGTACCTTTGTTGATTTGATGTGTATTTTGACCTTTCCTCTGTTATTTACCTTTAGATGCTCCCTCCTCTGAATATGTGGAAGTTCTTCCCGATGAACAACTTTGATATTTATCATCAAACCAACAGAGACGGAGGACCGAAGACCTTACGAGGAAACAAAAGGACATTAATTACAAAGACTGAATCCCATTCAGGATAATGATTTACAAACGTGGAAATGCAGCGTTCACTTATCTCTTTGAACGTAgaggtattttctttctttatggCATTTTTTCTGCTGTGCAAGCTGCAAAGCTCAAAGGATGTTAGTCTTGATATTGTATATTGGAGCGTTTTGGTCCAGAATTAATTACCTGAGAAACTTTTTGGGGAAGATTTGATAGTCATGCCTGTGATATCCCACTAACTGATGGGTTTCTCAGAAAAATGTCTTGATGTTTGAATCTCGGCTGGGACCTTTCTGTACGGAGTTCCTGTGGGAAATCAGCCTTCCTCCCAGAGTCCAAATACATGCGTGTAATATTAGCTGCTTTAGCCAAAATGTTTCTAATttagttttaaaatgatttttgattatattttgattatattatatttttatctGTCTGTAACATATAACTGCAAAACAATAACTGATACTTAAGCAATATAATGTAATTTCCTTTTGGAGGTTAATAAAGTAAcgtttaattaaattaaagtgtggtggttagcaatgTCCcatcacagcaagaaggttacTGGTTCGATTCCCGACTGGGGCCTTtcagtgtggagtttgcatgttctccctgtgtatgcgtgggttctctcccgGTACTCCGGCTTGCTCCCACCACCCTAAAAACATGCAAGTTatgttaattggtgtctctaaaaaagcAGCTAAACATATGCATTCAAAGCACAATGTCACCTCAAACTCACCTCGTGGAAACCTTCCTGTAAAATCTTTGGATACGCTGGATTTGGATTCCTCTTGAGACCCCCTGGATGCCCCTGCTCGGAGGCGCTTCCTTTGGAGAAGCCTACCGGGACACCTCGATCCAAAAGGAACACTCCAACCTGTGGTActcacctgtctgtcagctCGCCAGCTTCAACTCCCGTTTCCTGGATTCTCAACCTGCACCGAAACCAAATATCCATCTGCGAAATAACTCTTCTTCCTCAGCAACATTAATAAATCTTTTTAAATCGTATTCGCTCCAACTTGTGACGGTGTGTTAATGGTTGTGCATATCAGACTTAGATGTTAGATATTTCTATTGCTGGATTTATGAAAAACATAAACCGGTATTATATTTGAGTGTTCAGAATTCCCATAGTAGTTTATTGAAGAATACTTGAATGTCCTAAATTTGAAGTGTAGTAAACAAAAACGGAATCTTAACGACTATTTTTAACCCAAATAAAAATACCAGCCTCTTTACTCACCACTACTCAGACTAGATGTCCATGTGCTGCGTCCCCACACTTTTTCCATCACGATGACGTCCACTTTCCATGTCTTGCTAATGCTTACGTACACGCacttataaaaaaggaaaagatggcGAGAGGTGCCAAACCACTTTGTGGCACTGCGATACTGTATGATGTGCAGGAAAGAACTGGTTTGAATTGTTGTCCATAAGAAGGACGCAGTACATGGTTGGGTTTCTATGTGACAAAAGAGATGTTTAGACAGTTTCTATAAATCTACATGGTTCCACATGTTCCTGTTTATATGTTGTAACTTCTGCTGTGTCATGTGCGCGCTGCCTGACAGAAACAAGCACAGCAGGGATATGTTGCCAGCTCACTATCTACAACAGTGGATTGTGATAATGTgatatcttttttttcatagatttgAGTTGTTGTTATGCAATTCGCTGTAACTTTAAACCCATGAAGTAGCATTGAACCcaccttttaaaagaaaattaaacatttgaacTTCAGCTTTTTATCTGCCAAAGATTCCGCCTGGTGCTAATCAAACTAAACCCTTTCCAAACATAAAATTGAAGGCTGTGAATAACGTGAAAGTTCCAATAAGTTGAATCAGTATAAGTGAGACAGAGAATTGGAAGAATTGGAAGGTTAGAACTATTAAGTTGTGGTAAATGCTTTTAAGGAACAATAAGCAAACGGTCAAACCCAAGTGTTACACCCTTTATCACACATTTTGAAAGAAATGACTGACTTTTTTCTCAGCCTTTGTTGATGATGCTTCAATTttcatgttgtgtttttcttctatcTGAAATGTGCAAATAAAGCTTTTAGTACTCCTCAGCCTTGCTGGCCCAAGAAATCTGAACATTCAGATCGTTTTGCTTTATGTGTTCAAAATATAACTCGAGAGCCTTTTTGTAGTACCTGAGGGCCGACAATGAATAGCTCTCTATCGGCGTCTGTACagatcaaacacaaacacacatccgGTGTCTGTTTTAACACCACTCTAGTACAAGCTGCTCTCAGACCATTTCATATTTCACTTTAgccttttttttaagctttacatttgtttcttttgagtccagttttttaatatatttaaatatttgcatatttaaagCAAAGTAATGTCTGTGTTGTGATTAAACAAGGAcagtggaaaacaaaaacatatgaCACAGAAAAGCGGAAAAGTTTGTGTGGTGGGGTTGAAATACGTAGGCATGGTCTAACCACAattttgacacacacacacacacacagatatgcaggcatctaaaaaaaacactattaCCTGCTGTGTTCTGCATAAAACGTGGTTATCTTGACTATATTTAAAGTTGAAAGTCTAGTCTGGGAAGTTTGCATGTACAGCCAATATCAGCCACATGTATCAACATCCGATGATGGGCGATCATCACTGTTCCCGTTTTGTTTGCTAAACTTATTTTTCAAATCCTAATGCAAACTAATTTTCAAAAAAGCCTGATAAATGCTAACGTCATAATAACAACATTTGTTTCTAAATGTGAAATGTTCCACTTCACTTTGATCTTAAAGTTGTTTAAGGTTTATTTATAGGTAAGAAGTAGAAAACTGACCTTTACATTGCTGTTTAAACACACAAATATGGATACCTATActtgttttagttttatttatttattcatttgttttattagtTTTCAAAACTCTTACCATGCATAGTTTATAATATAGAAAAAAGTAAATCTGTAAAGTTTAATACAAGCATCTGCTCTCTAAGAAAAGTATTCTAAAAAACTGTAAATAGTTttcaagaaaaataaacatacaTGCTACTTGCTCCGCCCCCTTACGTTACGTTTTCTCGCCCCAAAGAGTTGCAGGAAGAGGGAGGGAGTGTGATTTTTCACTAAcgtaattaatttaaaagccaCTTTTAAACGATTATCTATGTTGTTATCTTCAGGTTTATGACAAAGTTGAATAGAAATAAATTCGCTCATATTATCCACATTAATATTAGCTTAACttaaaaagtttttatttgTCGACCCCCCCCCTCTCTGTTTTGTACATGGTCCGTTCCTTTCCCGTTCGAAGCTCAAAACTCAAAGCGGGAAGAAGTGGTTGCGGTGTTGCTGACGTTTGTTGTTGATGTTTCTCGAAGACAGAAAACTAACGCAGGTACACTGCTACAAATAAGTACCAAAACATTTGATATGACACGTGTTTGAAGCACATAACAAAGGGTTATTACTTTCCGTCGCTTTTTAAGTTTTATTATGTTGTCATGAAACTGTTGGCGAAACTAGCTAGCTAATGTTAGCAACGTGGAGTTTGATGACGGCCGTTAGTTGAAATAATGATCGTTTTGTGAACCGATGTGCTGTGTGGTTGTTACAGCCTAATGGAGTGTTTGTTCTACAGGATGGACACGACGACGTGCTTGAAGTCTCTTCTGCTGGCTATCCAGCAGTACAGAGACAGCAGGAAGGCGCAACACGCAGCACAGCTACATAAACAAGTGGAGGTGGGTTCTAACGTTAGTTTACTGTATGCATAAAAAGATAGGATGTTCTGTTTAATCTTCCATAAAACATGGAAACTGCTTGAGACGGAGTACAACTTTGGCTTCAGAGTCAGCAGACGGAAAATAGAGTAGAATCCTTCAAGGGGCTGGATGGTAAACAAAGAACGTTTTCCTAAATGTAGCAGTAGTTAAATATCCTTAAGGTCATGTTTGGAGAGAAGGATGTTTAAGACACTTTTGTTTATAGATTACCTTAGATAAATACACAAAGTCATATGTCAGGACAACAGAAAAGATCTATAGCGATTCATTGAAATGTGttcaaaataaatacagaatagTTCCAAAGAGctttaaagacatgctatgccactttttcatggtcataaaattgcttggcaatcatcagtttgcttggctgacccgttcagatgaaaacggtgacatttccatctccatcttgtggcaaccatgctagagcctttagcccgaaacagcgcttgcaacttttcctgtggcgccgcgtgctttgtttagctctggaagtctcgcgacacacgagagccgagaactactgcttcacggcaggtcgtaaagggctctgcaccgagccaggtagcctgagagacacaccccctctccattagctgtcgacggctaaattgaatgcggttagcttctagaggtgtaatatagtttgtaatagatatcgtgatggcagaaccaccgctacttgcccgtctgaccgctgagtcacccagagccagcggtcagacgggcaagtagcggatctatagccctttttccatcagattctgtagcgaattaaaagttatatcgcattactttgttgcgatacaagatgcgttcggttggttttccatcaaacaggacgattctagcgaaataaaatgacatcaccggaacgtgctgatgcgcattattctgactcgaccagatgattttccattacaaaagtggcaaattgtagcgaattagaatgctcggtagcgggaatttaattgctcgcgctgttattgtcagcctcctgttataacagttgctataactttcaaggctatacgtaccttttcaccaccggctttcgttttatttattaggctagttacttatttagagttatggaccgtaggataggactaaacatgctgctagtgctgctatgtcagcttataatagccgtcagaaatttaagaaggaggatgagagcgaggggagaattaattatgctgcttcaggaccacccgaattgtgtttataaaaagcagagtctctgctctcgaccagttgtttcttttaacatcggacattgttgtttctagttgttgctgctgttttgataccgacaggataggtgaaatggggcggctgagcggctcaacaacaacattcgaatcctcgcactttaccaataccatctgcgcatgcgtggctagtctgaatcgcattaaccttttccatcacttctgtagcgatacaacttagccctgaaccacctatttcgagcgaattgatttaatgcgacaaaacaggcgttctagcgatttaaccgtttttccatcacatgtatcgcactaacttctgatgcgcatcaaattaaagcgaatcatgtcgttgatggaaaaagggcttatgccaactcggagctttttaagttACGATTCTGTTTCGATACTTGACGAGCGAGCgcccagtcggcagctacaaGCTCGgttaaaggcggtagcatggttgctgcgtctgtcacggcggtgctggaccgtgacgtcaaaatgacgtttcaggcctggcgcttcccttgaaaagacggcgcagcgcgttgtcatgcaccagtcgatttttgtaacttggcggcgccgagcacaacgaaccggatggaccgatgtgagaccaggctcagtgaggaggtgcgtttgtacagacagttgtacgaaactgcagtgaaacagcacagggagcacgtaaactccccaaactggtgcacagagattggcagaactttggggaaagagggagagttctgtaagaatgtgtggaagaagctacgggacagatacatgaaggcaaagaagagggcagagactctgttgatgccgggggcttcaaacctttacctctattgactgaattaaaaaattaaaacgatccgaaaactgcagcagtatcattaattacagtattcttgctcttgacagcggcattgttttcttctccactttcgtggttgtagagtagaggtaaccttcacgtagcagcgccacctctgtgacggagaaaattgcaactactggcgcgcaacgacttgcgccactatatagggtcctatggcgggcacgaactcgtgacgtcatcaacaccgctcgcgcgagcagacgcggcaaccatgctagagcctataggaccctatatagtggcgcaagtcgttgcgcgccagtagttgcaattttctccgtcacagaggtgtcgctgctacgtgaaggttacctctactttacaaccacgaaagtggagaagaaaacaatgccgctgtcaagagcaagaatactgtaattaatgatactgctgcagttttcggatcattttaattttttaattcagttaaaagaggtgaaggtttgaagcccccggcatcaacagagtctctgccctcttctttgccttcacgtatctgtcccgtagcttccacacattcttacagaactctccctctttccccaaagttctgccaatctctgtttctgtgtcttttttttaataagtgactcaagtgattcaagtggtcagtataactcgaatcccctcctcgaaatgatccaatcagcccgaattgcccaaaagattcgagttaaagctgcggtcggcaacttttttttagtcatattagcttgaactgtcatgggattctggaagtagaatattaaataggctgtttaggaaaaataatgaattctgtagctccctctgaagcctgtaatcatgcttgcaaaaaccgagcgctcccggctgtttttaaccaatcaagttagggtggaggaatcctacctgtcaatcacagcttgtgcacacgctgctgagcgtgagtctgccccagcttgtgtgcgctcacactggtgtgaactcacgtgcacaacctcgtccacagagggggaggggtttggtgggcgattcggagcttgttagaggttgggggaggcacctgaaagttgtatcagttcgaattttccaactttagacacggaattttgaaaacctgccgactgcagctttaagcatctctacttctccaactctctgccagtgtcttgaaaaataaaccgtaaattgcctctggtgggtttacgacagtctggctagactgtcgcctattttctacggagctccccctacagctttggggtgtgtattgcatggtaaacaaaccccatattaaggctgatttaagggcagattatagttctgcgtctatcgtcttgacatgttgctttgctctggtcgcgaaccacttttcatgttatggttctgcaacctcggtctggaatttctagggacgcacagcagtttcccctcgcaagaatttcggtgggcggtgacgagaacttcggcagCGCCGGCGGAAGacgtgtttatctttcaaaaaaaaaaagtgtatgcaagatatggatctggagttgctcgacattgaagaagaacagcttattttattggagttggcgaaaatgcaaaggaggaagaaattcacaccgaggaccaatcacagccgcttttgtctgcgcacttccgttggtggtctgcgtgcgtctgtcgcgtagtcaggatttttctgaggtgcacaaggacgcgcgcagagcctctgcgtgggggagtggtcaagattttgacgctcgcagaggctctgcgtcagagcgtcagaggctttgcgtctgaagcataaatcagtctttatgcttcagacgcaaagcttagaccacttcttgtgtcatttggcatagctcagccttttctccccgtttcccttcaccatgctgagatatgccaagttttcaactgaaaatactattttctgtctgtcaaattgtgttatctttggtgtttttcataga includes:
- the LOC142370432 gene encoding SH2 domain-containing protein 1A isoform X2, producing the protein MSFPEPDLNRSTGRIVASRNQGEKKEAQGNTAALPESYHGAISKVECEELLGKKNKDGAYLIRDSETIQGAMCLCVYKRKVVYTYRLLQTLNGNYTLLTAGGTEETYFKNLEDLIRNYKRKNQGLAIHLRHAVKRKTGMLIQAPMRRSEISPRNQTEASAGDSIRHRSLTDFSPLPEEDHDYENAPSSEYVEVLPDEQL